The Halobacteriovoraceae bacterium genome includes a region encoding these proteins:
- a CDS encoding ABC transporter permease has product MLLKIAFRNVLRQRRRTLLTALMMIGGYVLISFSLALVEGSYSGIINFFTSQDTGHVKIQNKNYPQSELIHDGVNSIKILEQDLLNSKEVDSFAPRFISGALAFIGNKTVGAEVRGLNWEREKKVTNIEKRIEQGQWTTSIGNNEVLIGKKISQILKVNLNDEIVLFSQGADGSMANDIFIIKGICESDGNSIDDYRIYMDMNSAQNFYSSDKIHEYAVKLKNIKDSQHFSKIFFPGKNNIVRPWQEVEKEFFKAMEIDKKGNRISYLIIMLVVSLGILNTVLMSTLERTREFGVMKAIGTTPLHLIFQIILEGQILAVISCFFAFFISFLINFYFQKFGISFAQPISYGGMYMTGMYAQIDLNVFLSPFIIVSLCTFVVSLYPAFRITQISPVVAMREV; this is encoded by the coding sequence ATGCTTTTAAAAATTGCCTTTCGAAATGTGTTAAGACAAAGAAGACGAACATTATTAACAGCTTTAATGATGATAGGTGGATATGTACTGATTTCATTTTCGCTAGCGTTAGTAGAAGGTTCGTATTCTGGTATAATAAATTTTTTTACTTCTCAAGACACTGGCCACGTCAAAATTCAAAATAAGAATTATCCACAAAGTGAACTCATTCATGACGGTGTAAATAGTATTAAAATATTAGAGCAAGATTTACTTAACAGTAAAGAAGTTGATTCTTTTGCTCCTCGTTTTATTTCAGGAGCTCTGGCCTTTATTGGAAACAAAACAGTAGGAGCAGAAGTCAGGGGTTTAAACTGGGAGCGAGAAAAAAAAGTCACCAATATTGAAAAAAGAATTGAGCAAGGCCAGTGGACAACTTCAATCGGAAATAATGAAGTCCTTATAGGCAAAAAAATTTCGCAGATACTAAAAGTAAACCTCAATGATGAAATCGTGCTTTTTTCACAAGGTGCTGATGGATCGATGGCCAATGATATTTTTATTATTAAAGGCATTTGCGAAAGTGATGGAAATTCAATAGATGACTATAGAATATATATGGATATGAATTCAGCTCAAAATTTCTACTCATCAGACAAAATTCACGAGTATGCAGTGAAACTTAAAAATATAAAAGATTCTCAACATTTCTCTAAAATTTTCTTTCCGGGTAAAAATAATATTGTCCGCCCTTGGCAAGAGGTTGAAAAAGAATTTTTCAAGGCAATGGAAATAGATAAAAAAGGCAATCGTATAAGTTATTTGATTATAATGCTCGTGGTTTCTTTGGGGATACTTAATACTGTATTAATGTCTACTTTAGAAAGAACAAGAGAGTTTGGAGTGATGAAAGCGATTGGAACGACTCCTTTGCATTTAATTTTTCAAATCATTTTAGAAGGGCAGATTCTAGCGGTCATCAGTTGTTTTTTTGCCTTTTTTATTTCATTTCTTATCAATTTTTACTTTCAAAAATTTGGAATCAGTTTTGCACAGCCTATTAGCTATGGCGGAATGTATATGACTGGTATGTATGCCCAAATTGACCTCAATGTTTTTCTATCACCTTTTAT